The segment GTGGACACCCGCTCCAAACTGCTCGTCTACTCCAGCGCGGGGCACCCGCCGCCGGTGCTGCTGCACACGGACGGCACGTGCGAGCTGTTGGACCAGGCCACCGACCCGCCGCTGGGAGCCAGACCCGAGCACGTTCCCCGGCCGCAGGCCGGTACCGCCTACCGCCCGGGTGACACCCTCGTCCTCTACACCGACGGACTGATCGAACGCCGTGACGAGGACATCGACACCGGCCTGGACCGGCTGACCACCGCCCTGGGCGACCTCACCGGCCTTGAACCGGCTCAGCTGGCCGACGCGCTGCTCGCGCGACTCGGCGTCGCCAGCGGAGCCCGCGACGACATCGCCCTCGTCATCGTCCGCGTCTGAGCCCGCGGAGCGCCCGGTCCGGGGGCGTCGGTGCGAGCGGTCTACCTCCGTGGAGTGGGAACGAGGCGAAGCAGCCCGTGGAGGACAGCGTCGATGGTGTCGTGCGCGGGCTCCTCGGTCACATGGGTGAGCAGGCGGGCCAGGGTGCGCAGCACGTGGGGCGAGGCCATCACACGGGGGTGCAGGACGGGCCGGAAGCCGTAGCGCGAGAAGACCAGATCCCCGGCGAGGTTGCCCAGCCGGTAGTAGCGCGCCCATCGGCGCTGGATCTCGGCCGGGTACTGGTGCAACGCGTGTTCCCGGCGCGGTCCGGCCGGGCGGGCCAGTGCCAGGACGATGATGTCCGCCGCCACCTCGGCGGCCTCCATGGCCTGGGCGATGCCCTCGCCGCTCCACGGACTGACCATGCCGGCGCTGTCGCCCACGAGCAGCACTCCCCGCCGGTACTGCGGGCGCCGGTTCAGTCCCATCGGCAGCGGCGCGCTGCGCAGAGGCGAGTCGGCGGTCTCTTCGTCCAGCCCCCAGTCCGCGGGCAGGCGGGGCAGCCAGTGGTCCAGCGCCGCTCGCAGGTCCACCGGCCTGCGCCGCCGTTGCTGTGGCAGGACGCCGAGGCCCACGTTGACGCGCCCGTCCCCCAGGGGGAACACCCATCCGTATCCGGGCAGATCCCGTCCGGTACGAGGACAGCGCAGGTCGGCCCAGAGCTCCAGGTAGGGGTCGTGCGTACGGGCCTCACTGCGGTAGTACCGTCGGGCAGCGGCTGCGACGGGCCTCTTGTCGTCTCGTTCGAACTCCAGGCCGAGAGTCGTGCGCGCCGAGGCTCCGTCGGCGGCGATCACCAACGGTGCCCGGTAGCGGACCGGCTCCTGCCCCGGTCCGCGGGAGGCGGACACGCCGATGACGTGTCCTGCCCGGTCGGTCAGCGGGCCCGTCACCTTCACGTGGGTACGGAGGCGCGCTCCGGTCGCGCGGGCGTGAGCGGCGAGCAGGTCGTCGAAGTCGTGCCGACTGCGGGTGAGTCCGAAATCGGGAAGGGCACCCAGGCGCGGCCAGTCGAGCTCCGCCTGGTGGCCGCCGCAGACCCAGCGCATGCCCTTGTTGCGCATCCACCCCGGTGCATCGATGTCGATGCCCATCCGCACCAACTGGTACACGCTGCGCGGTGTCAGCCCGTCGCCACACACCTTCTCCCGGGGAAACCCGCCCTTCTCCAGGAGCAGCACGTCCACACCCGCTCTCGCGAGGTGCACCGCGGCGGCGGAACCCGCCGGACCCGCCCCCACCACGATGACCTGTGCCTCTTCGTCAC is part of the Streptomyces sp. NBC_00250 genome and harbors:
- a CDS encoding geranylgeranyl reductase family protein, producing MITKSGEAGDGRDAGSSGPEGAGDEEAQVIVVGAGPAGSAAAVHLARAGVDVLLLEKGGFPREKVCGDGLTPRSVYQLVRMGIDIDAPGWMRNKGMRWVCGGHQAELDWPRLGALPDFGLTRSRHDFDDLLAAHARATGARLRTHVKVTGPLTDRAGHVIGVSASRGPGQEPVRYRAPLVIAADGASARTTLGLEFERDDKRPVAAAARRYYRSEARTHDPYLELWADLRCPRTGRDLPGYGWVFPLGDGRVNVGLGVLPQQRRRRPVDLRAALDHWLPRLPADWGLDEETADSPLRSAPLPMGLNRRPQYRRGVLLVGDSAGMVSPWSGEGIAQAMEAAEVAADIIVLALARPAGPRREHALHQYPAEIQRRWARYYRLGNLAGDLVFSRYGFRPVLHPRVMASPHVLRTLARLLTHVTEEPAHDTIDAVLHGLLRLVPTPRR